A genome region from Tolypothrix sp. PCC 7712 includes the following:
- a CDS encoding DUF2201 family putative metallopeptidase produces the protein MNNQNSSRIISAAVLRLRMKSPFFATLALFARFVPSVQIPTAATDGKDIFFNPEYLLALPTPQQDGLLLHEVLHAALLHVTRRGVREAELWNIAADIVVNGIISQQGVFELPPGGLRVPKLEHLSVEEIYELLLKDTHKTVKLLYPDLLNEAPSDASSATTPDETNNVSQNHGLSNPGKADAKIVPASNSDSLSVAKNAVLATHWHNALQQAAIVARTTNQGLLPAGIERELGALSTAQIDWRSYLWRYLVQTPTDFAGFDRRFIGRKLYLETLQAENVEVYVAVDTSGSIDHEQLSMFLGEVQGILSAYPHLKCQLYYVDAEAYGPYELNLNLTLPKPQGGGGTSFVPFFEKVTDSWDGQTQSVCIYLTDGYGTFPDKVPELPVLWVVTPGGLTLDEFLFGEAVRLLNVLVCPCLKYKFSRCIEDTGNDNLAFRLSGCGVILFQHLVSPEEGNAVYDSRSRLLSSACNCCKYSSRRSKFCSQNWRYCSIQSAASLSACASNRQGRH, from the coding sequence ATGAATAATCAAAATAGCTCCCGAATTATCAGTGCTGCGGTGCTGCGTTTGCGGATGAAGTCGCCATTTTTTGCCACCCTAGCCTTGTTTGCCCGCTTCGTTCCATCAGTGCAAATACCAACTGCTGCTACTGACGGTAAAGATATATTTTTTAATCCAGAGTATCTGCTGGCTTTACCCACTCCACAACAAGACGGACTGCTACTACATGAAGTGTTACACGCCGCCCTGCTTCATGTAACCCGTCGGGGTGTGCGGGAAGCTGAACTGTGGAATATTGCCGCAGATATAGTAGTCAACGGCATTATTAGCCAACAGGGTGTATTTGAATTGCCTCCGGGGGGATTGCGAGTACCTAAACTAGAGCATTTGAGTGTCGAAGAAATTTATGAATTGCTATTAAAAGATACTCACAAAACCGTAAAATTACTGTACCCTGATTTACTCAATGAAGCCCCTAGTGATGCCTCATCGGCGACAACTCCAGATGAGACAAACAATGTTAGCCAAAATCACGGCCTCTCCAACCCTGGAAAAGCAGATGCAAAGATAGTACCTGCTAGTAACAGCGATAGTCTCTCAGTCGCAAAAAATGCAGTGTTGGCAACCCACTGGCATAATGCTTTGCAACAAGCTGCGATCGTCGCCCGCACCACGAATCAAGGTTTACTACCAGCCGGCATAGAACGGGAATTAGGAGCATTAAGCACCGCGCAAATTGATTGGCGTAGTTACCTGTGGCGTTATCTAGTGCAGACACCTACAGACTTTGCCGGCTTCGACCGTCGCTTTATTGGGCGAAAACTGTATCTGGAAACTCTGCAAGCAGAAAATGTGGAAGTATATGTAGCTGTTGATACTAGTGGCTCAATTGACCATGAGCAATTGTCAATGTTTTTAGGTGAAGTCCAGGGAATTTTAAGTGCTTATCCTCATTTAAAATGTCAGCTTTATTACGTTGATGCTGAAGCCTATGGCCCCTACGAACTCAATCTCAATCTGACTTTACCAAAACCCCAAGGTGGGGGAGGTACATCATTTGTCCCGTTTTTTGAGAAAGTTACAGACAGTTGGGATGGGCAAACTCAAAGCGTGTGTATTTATTTAACAGATGGTTATGGTACTTTCCCGGATAAAGTGCCGGAATTGCCTGTGTTGTGGGTCGTCACTCCTGGGGGTTTAACTTTGGATGAGTTTCTCTTTGGGGAAGCAGTGCGATTATTAAATGTGCTGGTCTGTCCATGCTTGAAATACAAGTTCTCGCGGTGCATTGAAGATACGGGTAATGATAATCTCGCGTTCAGACTGAGTGGATGTGGAGTCATTTTGTTTCAACATCTTGTTTCTCCTGAAGAAGGGAACGCAGTTTATGATTCGCGATCGCGTTTATTATCCTCGGCTTGCAATTGTTGTAAATACTCGTCTAGACGATCCAAATTCTGTTCCCAGAATTGGCGATATTGCTCAATCCAATCTGCTGCATCCTTGAGCGCTTGTGCTTCTAATCGACAGGGTCGCCACTGA
- a CDS encoding AAA family ATPase: MTPALLKAYLNNLISKNLQISTMIWGAAGIGKSSIVKQIAQEFEIEFTDVRLSQLAPTDLRGLPVAEDGISKWYPPEFLPRGGQGILFLDELNMAPPAMQGVAQQLILDRKVGSYVLPSDWFVWAAGNRKEDRAAVFDMPAPLANRFLHLEVQADFDSFKAYALEKGIHEQIIAFISFRPTLLHKIDPQQPAWPSPRSWEMASALHQAELDITPAVGVATASEFQAFTDLYKTLPNLKLILAGQGDRITWPQEPSTKYATAIGLTVRAADANQAYNAFLWLSQVATAEWVQLFAVDLFRVMRSKGNLGTLAQLVQKDAKLQQFLQDFQQLVGL; this comes from the coding sequence ATGACTCCTGCTCTGTTAAAAGCATATTTGAATAATCTAATCAGTAAAAACTTGCAAATTAGTACGATGATTTGGGGGGCGGCTGGTATTGGAAAGTCGAGCATCGTCAAGCAGATAGCTCAAGAGTTTGAGATTGAGTTTACAGATGTACGCCTCAGCCAACTTGCACCAACTGATTTGCGTGGTTTACCCGTTGCCGAAGATGGGATATCTAAATGGTATCCGCCAGAATTTCTCCCTCGTGGCGGTCAAGGTATTTTATTTCTCGATGAACTCAATATGGCACCGCCAGCAATGCAAGGAGTGGCTCAACAGTTGATTTTAGATAGAAAAGTCGGTTCTTATGTTTTGCCATCCGATTGGTTTGTTTGGGCTGCTGGCAATCGTAAAGAAGACCGCGCAGCTGTGTTTGATATGCCTGCACCTTTAGCAAATAGGTTTTTACATTTGGAAGTGCAAGCTGATTTTGATAGCTTTAAAGCCTATGCCTTAGAAAAAGGCATACACGAGCAAATTATCGCCTTTATTTCCTTTCGCCCCACATTGTTGCACAAAATCGATCCGCAGCAACCTGCTTGGCCTTCGCCTCGTTCTTGGGAAATGGCAAGTGCGCTACACCAAGCAGAATTAGATATTACACCAGCAGTGGGAGTGGCTACTGCAAGTGAGTTTCAAGCTTTTACCGACCTTTACAAGACTCTGCCGAATCTGAAGTTGATTTTAGCAGGTCAAGGCGATCGCATTACCTGGCCACAAGAACCAAGTACTAAATATGCCACAGCTATCGGTTTAACAGTACGTGCGGCTGACGCAAACCAAGCTTACAACGCTTTTCTGTGGCTCAGTCAAGTTGCTACTGCCGAATGGGTGCAATTGTTTGCTGTAGATTTATTTCGAGTCATGCGGAGTAAGGGAAATCTGGGTACCCTAGCTCAATTAGTCCAGAAAGATGCCAAATTACAGCAATTTCTCCAAGATTTTCAGCAATTAGTGGGTTTGTGA
- a CDS encoding lipoxygenase family protein encodes MLNQKDLLLFLYKLVDRYIFTQGDRYEYNYNYLNPLAMTDVPQMPLINLPRLPKDEIPSREWLLLVLKAMSVYNINNTAKASSGTVSFSTDDVDSDSVFLSDKLNSLETIEQQINEVKTTEDVNDIAFQLVSTLKEVNEHLSINEQLDEYRNHQDANPTDSNTQFSFEEEFQKIDVQIAEQLEENPDNISFDLDSSEQIAIANLKNIIRYNAQLLELADIQATENAEDGTNVNFGSVGDNYSHTLEDYDNLFRLITKPEIAAKFQQDIVFAYMQVAGPNPVMLKQIKTADPRLPITGEQYQQITSKIIGKADSLDIALQEGRIYLADYSLLEGMVNGNYPRDQKYIYAPLGLFAVPPVGSSSRSLIPVAIKIQQALFTPLHTGTWMSAKSILQMADSNYHEVYSHLGQTHLFIEPFVVATNHLSKDHNLRKLLKPHLEGTVLINYGAHQSLVAPKGSVDKLLASNINSDHELAVKGAQSCLFNFNEVAFPKTLERRGVNDPNQLPVYPYRDDGMLIWNAIHDWVKGYLSSYYSTDASVQNDQDLQKWASQLVSPTGGRLKNFGEDAQGRIKTLNYLIEAVSTVIFTASAQHAAVNFAQRGLMLYPPAFPLARYIPAPTDPNQQENFIDGLPPLDRATDQINLLYLLGSIYYTKLGDYTNSDFHSSPRVQDALKNFQKELKTIEEQIRQRNQSSERLLAYEYLLPSKIPQSINI; translated from the coding sequence ATGCTGAATCAAAAAGATTTGCTTTTATTTTTGTACAAGCTTGTAGATCGTTATATATTTACTCAAGGTGATAGGTATGAATACAACTACAACTATCTAAATCCTTTGGCGATGACAGATGTGCCGCAAATGCCATTAATCAATTTGCCTCGCTTACCAAAAGATGAAATTCCCAGCCGCGAGTGGCTACTTTTAGTATTAAAGGCAATGAGTGTTTATAATATTAATAATACTGCTAAAGCTAGTAGCGGCACTGTCTCTTTTAGTACAGATGATGTAGACAGCGATAGCGTTTTTTTAAGCGATAAACTTAATTCTTTAGAAACAATTGAGCAGCAGATAAACGAAGTCAAGACTACAGAAGATGTCAATGATATTGCTTTTCAGCTAGTATCAACTCTCAAAGAAGTTAACGAGCATCTTTCAATTAATGAACAACTTGATGAGTATCGCAATCATCAAGATGCTAACCCAACAGATAGTAATACTCAATTTTCATTTGAAGAAGAGTTCCAAAAAATTGATGTTCAGATTGCTGAACAACTAGAAGAAAATCCAGATAATATTTCATTCGATTTAGATTCTAGCGAACAAATTGCGATCGCTAATCTAAAAAATATCATCAGATATAACGCTCAGTTATTAGAACTTGCTGATATACAGGCTACTGAGAATGCTGAAGATGGCACAAATGTTAACTTTGGTTCTGTGGGAGATAATTATTCTCATACCCTCGAGGATTACGATAACCTATTTCGACTGATAACCAAACCAGAGATTGCTGCAAAATTTCAACAGGATATAGTTTTTGCCTATATGCAGGTGGCTGGGCCAAATCCAGTCATGCTCAAGCAAATCAAAACAGCAGATCCACGTTTACCAATCACTGGCGAACAATACCAACAAATTACCTCTAAAATTATTGGCAAAGCTGATTCTCTAGATATAGCGCTGCAAGAAGGTCGAATTTACTTAGCAGACTATTCTCTATTAGAGGGTATGGTAAATGGGAATTACCCCAGAGACCAAAAATATATTTATGCACCCTTAGGATTATTTGCAGTTCCACCAGTTGGTAGTTCCTCTCGCTCTTTAATACCAGTTGCAATTAAGATTCAACAGGCTCTATTTACACCGCTACATACAGGAACCTGGATGAGTGCTAAGAGCATTTTACAAATGGCAGATAGCAACTACCATGAGGTTTATAGCCACTTAGGTCAAACTCACTTATTTATTGAGCCTTTTGTAGTTGCAACTAATCATTTGTCTAAGGATCATAATCTCAGAAAACTGTTGAAACCGCATCTAGAAGGTACTGTATTAATCAATTATGGCGCTCATCAATCTTTAGTAGCACCAAAGGGTTCTGTAGATAAGTTATTAGCTAGTAATATTAACTCTGACCACGAGCTAGCTGTCAAAGGAGCACAGAGTTGCCTATTTAACTTTAATGAAGTTGCATTTCCTAAGACTCTAGAACGTCGAGGTGTTAACGATCCTAATCAACTACCTGTTTATCCTTACAGAGATGATGGAATGTTGATTTGGAATGCTATCCATGATTGGGTGAAGGGTTATTTAAGCTCTTACTACAGTACAGATGCTTCCGTGCAGAACGATCAAGATTTACAGAAATGGGCTTCGCAATTGGTTTCTCCAACAGGAGGCCGCTTGAAGAATTTTGGTGAGGATGCTCAAGGTAGAATTAAGACGCTCAATTATTTAATTGAGGCTGTTTCAACCGTTATTTTCACTGCCAGCGCTCAACATGCTGCTGTTAACTTTGCCCAACGTGGTTTGATGCTATATCCGCCAGCATTTCCTTTAGCACGTTATATCCCCGCACCAACAGATCCCAATCAGCAAGAAAATTTTATAGATGGTTTACCACCACTAGATAGAGCTACAGACCAGATTAATTTACTATATTTACTTGGCTCTATTTACTATACGAAGTTGGGCGATTACACTAACTCTGATTTTCACTCTTCGCCACGAGTACAAGATGCTTTGAAAAATTTCCAGAAGGAACTTAAAACTATTGAGGAGCAAATTCGGCAACGTAATCAAAGTAGCGAAAGATTATTAGCTTATGAGTATTTGCTACCTTCCAAGATTCCTCAAAGTATCAATATCTAA